The proteins below are encoded in one region of Citrobacter enshiensis:
- a CDS encoding HlyD family type I secretion periplasmic adaptor subunit, producing the protein MKKQTENTTAPKTESVDTNIWPPLIRGIVVIILGVGGFILWAVGAPLDAGVVADGTVTVSSNRKTIQHLSGGRVTDILIKEGNRVKKDQILVRLDKMQLDMRYSALIAQYISAKTHEDRLLAERDDRDTIVYSEELISQFSSNKRLVEVRQLQEKLFETRRKNIQDELSMIQETLDGLTGQTENLTKIKGFREHQFTLISRELGAIRALSEKNYYPKAQLLVLEREAAEISSNVSEDILNIAKLKSQQNEMKIKAYQVQHQFLQEVESELTLKQKEVAMLEDELASTRHELNNTEIRSPIDGIVLDVKVSTVGGIIQPGEHLMDIVAAEQPLQIDAKIPVHAIDKMTPGLTVDVLFPALNHALLPSVPAKVLTISADRLIDKVTQQPYYLAEVRVSPEGVHLLGNYKIKAGMPASVTIKTGERTFLSYLFKPLLARLELAFKEY; encoded by the coding sequence ATGAAAAAGCAGACAGAGAATACGACAGCGCCAAAGACGGAGAGTGTCGACACGAATATATGGCCGCCTTTAATCAGAGGTATCGTTGTAATTATTCTGGGGGTCGGTGGTTTTATATTATGGGCGGTAGGCGCGCCACTGGACGCCGGTGTGGTCGCTGACGGTACGGTTACCGTCTCCAGCAATCGTAAAACGATTCAACATTTAAGCGGCGGACGCGTAACCGATATTCTGATTAAGGAAGGAAATCGGGTGAAGAAAGATCAAATCCTTGTTCGCCTGGATAAAATGCAGCTTGATATGCGTTACAGCGCATTGATTGCGCAATATATCTCGGCAAAAACCCATGAGGACAGGTTACTGGCAGAAAGGGACGACCGCGATACCATCGTCTATAGTGAGGAATTGATAAGCCAGTTTTCCAGTAATAAGCGCCTTGTTGAAGTCCGTCAATTACAAGAAAAGCTGTTTGAGACCCGCAGAAAAAATATTCAGGATGAATTATCCATGATTCAGGAAACCCTGGATGGGTTGACCGGACAAACCGAAAATTTAACCAAAATAAAAGGATTTCGCGAGCATCAATTTACGCTGATTAGCAGAGAACTGGGCGCCATTCGCGCGTTGAGCGAAAAAAACTACTATCCCAAGGCCCAGTTACTGGTGCTTGAGCGGGAAGCCGCCGAAATATCCAGTAATGTTTCAGAAGACATTCTCAATATCGCCAAACTTAAGTCTCAGCAAAATGAAATGAAGATCAAGGCGTATCAGGTACAGCACCAGTTTCTCCAGGAAGTGGAATCGGAGCTGACCCTCAAGCAAAAAGAGGTCGCGATGCTGGAAGATGAGTTAGCGTCGACCCGACACGAGCTGAATAACACGGAGATCCGCTCGCCGATCGACGGGATCGTTCTGGACGTAAAAGTCAGTACCGTCGGCGGAATCATTCAACCGGGTGAGCATTTGATGGATATTGTCGCCGCAGAACAACCGCTGCAAATCGACGCCAAAATCCCGGTGCATGCCATTGATAAAATGACGCCGGGACTGACCGTCGATGTGCTATTCCCGGCGCTCAACCATGCATTATTGCCTTCGGTTCCGGCAAAGGTATTAACCATCTCGGCCGACCGCCTTATCGATAAAGTGACTCAGCAGCCCTATTATCTCGCTGAAGTACGGGTCTCTCCGGAAGGCGTGCATCTGTTGGGAAATTACAAAATTAAAGCGGGAATGCCCGCCAGCGTCACGATTAAAACCGGCGAGCGTACATTTCTGAGCTACCTGTTTAAACCGTTGCTTGCCCGTCTGGAACTGGCGTTCAAAGAGTATTAA